A DNA window from Drosophila biarmipes strain raj3 chromosome 2R, RU_DBia_V1.1, whole genome shotgun sequence contains the following coding sequences:
- the LOC108022518 gene encoding lamin-C isoform X1, protein MSARRVTLNTRVSRASTSTPVGGASTSSRLGATSPTSPTRTTRIQEKEELQHLNDRLACYIDRMRNLENENSRLTQELNLAQDTVNRETSNLKAVYEKELAAARKLLDETAKEKAKLEIDIKRLWEENDDLKPRLEKKTKEALVAENNARLYETRYNEVNGKYNQALADRKKFEDQSKELALENDRLRRQLDDLRKQLEAETLARVDLENQNQSLREELAFKDQVHTQELTETRSRRQIEISEIDGRLSRQYEAKLQQSLQELRDQYEAQMRANREEIELLYDNEIQNLKAAANRAAQGSAHATEEVRLMRVKIDGLNAKLQDLENTNAGLNARIRELENLLDTERQRHNQYIASLEAELQRMRDEMAHQLQEYQDLMDIKVSLDLEIAAYDKLLCGEERRLNIESPGRPTADSGISSNGTHLSASASSRSGRVTPSGRRSATPGISGSSAVKRRRTVIDESEDRTLSEYSVNAAAKGDLEIIEADVEGRFIKLHNKGTEEINLTGWQLTRIAGDEELAFKFSRGSKVLGGASVTIWSVDAGTPHDPPNNLVMKKKWPVANSMRSVLANADKEVRVLSIYNTCGTCDICRHCRHLEFVLDQMLPATTVSVLTFPATPRGIAAAARPARALPSVPEQDPLE, encoded by the exons atgtcAGCACGCCGCGTCACATTGAACACACGCGTCTCGCGCGCCTCCACCTCCACGCCGGTGGGTGGGGCCTCGACCTCGTCCCGGCTGGGCGCCACCTCGCCCACCTCGCCGACGCGCACCACCCGCATCCAGGAGAAGGAGGAGCTGCAGCACCTGAACGATCGCCTGGCCTGCTACATCGATCGCATGCGCAACCTGGAGAACGAGAACAGCCGGCTCACCCAGGAACTGAATCTCGCCCAGGACACCGTCAACCGGGAGACCTCCAACCTGAAGGCCGTCTACGAGAAGGAACTGGCCGCCGCCCGCAAGCTGCTCGACGAGACGGCCAAGGAGAAGGCCAAGCTGGAGATCGATATCAAGCGGCTGTGGGAGGAGAACGACGACCTGAAGCCGAG ACTCGAAAAGAAGACAAAGGAGGCTTTGGTGGCCGAGAACAATGCCCGTCTGTATGAGACCCGGTACAATGAGGTCAATGGCAAGTACAACCAGGCTCTGGCCGATCGCAAGAAGTTCGAGGATCAGTCCAAGGAACTCGCCTTGGAGAACGACCGCCTGCGTCGGCAGCTGGATGATCTGCGCAAGCAGCTGGAGGCGGAGACCCTGGCCCGCGTGGACCTGGAGAACCAGAACCAGAGCCTGCGCGAGGAGCTGGCCTTCAAGGACCAGGTGCACACCCAGGAGCTCACAGAAACCCGCTCCCGTCGCCAGATCGAGATCAGCGAGATCGATGGCCGCCTGTCGCGCCAGTACGAGGCCAAGCTGCAGCAGTCGCTCCAGGAACTCCGCGATCAGTACGAGGCCCAGATGCGCGCCAATCGCGAGGAGATCGAGCTGCTGTACGACAACGAGATCCAGAACCTCAAGGCCGCCGCCAACAGGGCAGCCCAGGGATCCGCTCATGCCACCGAGGAAGTGCGTCTCATGCGCGTCAAGATCGATGGCCTCAATGCCAAGCTGCAGGATCTGGAGAACACCAATGCTGGTCTGAAT GCTCGCATTCGGGAGCTGGAGAACCTTTTGGACACGGAGCGCCAGCGCCACAACCAGTACATTGCCTCCCTGGAGGCCGAGCTGCAGCGCATGCGCGACGAGATGGCCCACCAGCTGCAGGAGTACCAGGATCTGATGGACATCAAGGTGTCGCTGGACCTCGAGATCGCCGCCTACGACAAGTTGCTGTGCGGTGAGGAGCGTCGCCTGAACATCGAGTCGCCCGGACGTCCAACTGCCGATTCCGGGATCTCCAGCAATGGCACCCACTTGTCCGCCAGTGCTAGCTCCCGATCCGGAAGGGTGACTCCCAGTGGACGTCGCTCGGCCACGCCCGGAATCTCGGGATCCAGTGCCGTCAAGCGACGCCGCACCGTGATCGATGAGAGCGAGGATCGCACTCTGTCCGAGTACTCCGTGAACGCCGCTGCCAAGGGCGATCTGGAGATCATCGAGGCGGATGTGGAGGGACGCTTCATCAAGCTGCACAACAAGGGCACCGAGGAGATCAACCTAACCGGCTGGCAGCTAACCCGCATTGCCGGCGACGAGGAGCTGGCCTTCAAGTTCTCGCGCGGATCCAAGGTTCTGGGCGGTGCTAGTGTGACCATTTGGTCGGTGGACGCCGGAACCCCGCATGACCCACCAAACAACCTGGTGATGAAGAAGAAGTGGCCGGTGGCCAACTCGATGCGATCGGTGCTGGCCAATGCCGACAAAGAGGTGAGAGTCTTGTCCATATACAACACGTGCGGCACTTGCGACATCTGCCGCCACTGCAGACACCTCGAGTTTGTGCTCGACCA GATGTTGCCAGCTACGACCGTGTCCGTGCTAACGTTTCCAGCCACACCTCGCGGCATCGCAGCAGCGGCACGCCCAGCACGGGCTTTACCCTCGGTTCCGGAGCAGGATCCACTGGAGTGA
- the LOC108022518 gene encoding lamin-C isoform X2, protein MSARRVTLNTRVSRASTSTPVGGASTSSRLGATSPTSPTRTTRIQEKEELQHLNDRLACYIDRMRNLENENSRLTQELNLAQDTVNRETSNLKAVYEKELAAARKLLDETAKEKAKLEIDIKRLWEENDDLKPRLEKKTKEALVAENNARLYETRYNEVNGKYNQALADRKKFEDQSKELALENDRLRRQLDDLRKQLEAETLARVDLENQNQSLREELAFKDQVHTQELTETRSRRQIEISEIDGRLSRQYEAKLQQSLQELRDQYEAQMRANREEIELLYDNEIQNLKAAANRAAQGSAHATEEVRLMRVKIDGLNAKLQDLENTNAGLNARIRELENLLDTERQRHNQYIASLEAELQRMRDEMAHQLQEYQDLMDIKVSLDLEIAAYDKLLCGEERRLNIESPGRPTADSGISSNGTHLSASASSRSGRVTPSGRRSATPGISGSSAVKRRRTVIDESEDRTLSEYSVNAAAKGDLEIIEADVEGRFIKLHNKGTEEINLTGWQLTRIAGDEELAFKFSRGSKVLGGASVTIWSVDAGTPHDPPNNLVMKKKWPVANSMRSVLANADKEDVASYDRVRANVSSHTSRHRSSGTPSTGFTLGSGAGSTGVRSLFSLLF, encoded by the exons atgtcAGCACGCCGCGTCACATTGAACACACGCGTCTCGCGCGCCTCCACCTCCACGCCGGTGGGTGGGGCCTCGACCTCGTCCCGGCTGGGCGCCACCTCGCCCACCTCGCCGACGCGCACCACCCGCATCCAGGAGAAGGAGGAGCTGCAGCACCTGAACGATCGCCTGGCCTGCTACATCGATCGCATGCGCAACCTGGAGAACGAGAACAGCCGGCTCACCCAGGAACTGAATCTCGCCCAGGACACCGTCAACCGGGAGACCTCCAACCTGAAGGCCGTCTACGAGAAGGAACTGGCCGCCGCCCGCAAGCTGCTCGACGAGACGGCCAAGGAGAAGGCCAAGCTGGAGATCGATATCAAGCGGCTGTGGGAGGAGAACGACGACCTGAAGCCGAG ACTCGAAAAGAAGACAAAGGAGGCTTTGGTGGCCGAGAACAATGCCCGTCTGTATGAGACCCGGTACAATGAGGTCAATGGCAAGTACAACCAGGCTCTGGCCGATCGCAAGAAGTTCGAGGATCAGTCCAAGGAACTCGCCTTGGAGAACGACCGCCTGCGTCGGCAGCTGGATGATCTGCGCAAGCAGCTGGAGGCGGAGACCCTGGCCCGCGTGGACCTGGAGAACCAGAACCAGAGCCTGCGCGAGGAGCTGGCCTTCAAGGACCAGGTGCACACCCAGGAGCTCACAGAAACCCGCTCCCGTCGCCAGATCGAGATCAGCGAGATCGATGGCCGCCTGTCGCGCCAGTACGAGGCCAAGCTGCAGCAGTCGCTCCAGGAACTCCGCGATCAGTACGAGGCCCAGATGCGCGCCAATCGCGAGGAGATCGAGCTGCTGTACGACAACGAGATCCAGAACCTCAAGGCCGCCGCCAACAGGGCAGCCCAGGGATCCGCTCATGCCACCGAGGAAGTGCGTCTCATGCGCGTCAAGATCGATGGCCTCAATGCCAAGCTGCAGGATCTGGAGAACACCAATGCTGGTCTGAAT GCTCGCATTCGGGAGCTGGAGAACCTTTTGGACACGGAGCGCCAGCGCCACAACCAGTACATTGCCTCCCTGGAGGCCGAGCTGCAGCGCATGCGCGACGAGATGGCCCACCAGCTGCAGGAGTACCAGGATCTGATGGACATCAAGGTGTCGCTGGACCTCGAGATCGCCGCCTACGACAAGTTGCTGTGCGGTGAGGAGCGTCGCCTGAACATCGAGTCGCCCGGACGTCCAACTGCCGATTCCGGGATCTCCAGCAATGGCACCCACTTGTCCGCCAGTGCTAGCTCCCGATCCGGAAGGGTGACTCCCAGTGGACGTCGCTCGGCCACGCCCGGAATCTCGGGATCCAGTGCCGTCAAGCGACGCCGCACCGTGATCGATGAGAGCGAGGATCGCACTCTGTCCGAGTACTCCGTGAACGCCGCTGCCAAGGGCGATCTGGAGATCATCGAGGCGGATGTGGAGGGACGCTTCATCAAGCTGCACAACAAGGGCACCGAGGAGATCAACCTAACCGGCTGGCAGCTAACCCGCATTGCCGGCGACGAGGAGCTGGCCTTCAAGTTCTCGCGCGGATCCAAGGTTCTGGGCGGTGCTAGTGTGACCATTTGGTCGGTGGACGCCGGAACCCCGCATGACCCACCAAACAACCTGGTGATGAAGAAGAAGTGGCCGGTGGCCAACTCGATGCGATCGGTGCTGGCCAATGCCGACAAAGAG GATGTTGCCAGCTACGACCGTGTCCGTGCTAACGTTTCCAGCCACACCTCGCGGCATCGCAGCAGCGGCACGCCCAGCACGGGCTTTACCCTCGGTTCCGGAGCAGGATCCACTGGAGTGAGGAGTCTCTTCTCCCTGCTCTTCTAG